One window from the genome of Xenorhabdus bovienii SS-2004 encodes:
- a CDS encoding LysR substrate-binding domain-containing protein codes for MDNFSVLEVFVRVSEVRSFTAAGNQLGVSSSAISKAISRLEEKLRVRLFHRSTRTVTLTPEGTLFLKRCRRILNEIEAAENELSQSQSVPSGKLKVSMPSIGVLFMPKFAEFSQQYPEIELEIDSTDGLVDLIEEGFDAVIRTGEPADSRLMARVLGSYKRVIVGSPTYFQKFEIPKKPEELINHFCMMYRYKSTGKLDIWPINQDNPTLQLEWPTRMVTNTLDPLVSFAENSLGITCIPDLAIREQLKTGKLITILNDFNNDITTCRILWPSSKYLSPKLRVFINFMVENLFKNE; via the coding sequence ATGGATAACTTTAGCGTCCTTGAAGTGTTTGTTCGAGTCAGTGAAGTACGGAGTTTCACGGCAGCAGGCAATCAACTCGGCGTGTCATCCTCCGCTATAAGCAAGGCAATAAGTCGCCTCGAAGAAAAGCTACGCGTACGACTTTTCCACCGTTCCACACGCACAGTGACCTTAACTCCAGAAGGTACACTTTTTCTCAAACGCTGCCGCCGCATTCTGAATGAAATAGAAGCCGCAGAAAATGAACTTTCCCAGTCACAATCTGTACCGTCTGGAAAGTTAAAAGTGAGTATGCCATCAATTGGCGTACTCTTTATGCCCAAGTTTGCCGAGTTCAGTCAGCAGTACCCAGAAATTGAATTAGAAATAGACAGCACTGACGGCTTAGTTGACTTAATTGAAGAAGGATTCGATGCCGTAATACGCACCGGAGAACCTGCTGATTCACGATTAATGGCACGTGTGCTAGGCTCTTACAAAAGAGTTATCGTCGGTTCTCCCACCTACTTTCAAAAATTTGAAATACCTAAAAAACCAGAAGAACTGATTAATCATTTCTGCATGATGTATCGTTATAAAAGCACAGGCAAGCTGGATATTTGGCCAATAAATCAAGATAACCCAACTTTGCAGCTAGAATGGCCTACCAGAATGGTAACTAACACACTTGACCCTCTCGTGTCTTTTGCAGAAAATAGTCTTGGAATTACTTGTATTCCTGATTTAGCCATCAGAGAACAGTTGAAAACAGGAAAGCTGATAACAATTCTGAATGATTTCAATAATGACATAACGACATGCAGGATACTTTGGCCTTCAAGCAAATATTTATCTCCCAAGTTAAGAGTATTTATAAATTTCATGGTCGAAAATCTATTTAAGAATGAGTGA
- a CDS encoding formyltransferase family protein yields MKTMESSENYTFVIIGQGTLAVRCCQFLLSIGIHLEVVMPLDSVFLLWAKKEGLKCINTIQDLESLVSNNSVEWLFSISNPIILTSALLDNIKLGAFNYHDAPLPKYAGTHATSWALFAMEDKYAVTWHRIATVVDAGDIAVQQNVEINRSDTALSLNMKCYNAAFEGFKKLISLIKGGKSIEYVKQNVSERSFFSSRKRPYAGACLQWAHSAEELSALVRGLSFGERYRNPLCVPKVYLINIIGIVKTLEVLSVSTHKQAGILVDIAQNFWIVTTGTTDIRIEFIQLTGEDLRADFLADMLCISVGDSLPIINNSDLEDLTQEHEELAPYESFWVNRLESFRPLNFKFDTLYHDLDCIFEIYYNWNLYIDIENVTSEERLVNILGAFAVYLALVNDVQYFHLDCATELPKHEVIDYSIFFSASVPFEFNIDFNCSALDLYSSISVERSILNKFKTFHKDIICRYPQLRSTESLYSKYICNVRISIIDFINSEVKPAVYQLYEKNNASLTMQIDPVKGAFRWISNSSHIENADLKRMADHIISLDRLLLSNPNLPLKSLLSQCGTLGII; encoded by the coding sequence ATGAAAACAATGGAGTCAAGTGAAAACTACACTTTTGTAATTATTGGTCAAGGTACTTTAGCTGTTAGATGCTGTCAATTCTTACTTTCTATAGGTATTCATCTTGAGGTAGTTATGCCTTTAGATTCAGTATTTCTTTTATGGGCTAAAAAAGAAGGTTTAAAATGTATCAATACTATTCAGGATTTAGAATCTTTAGTATCTAACAACTCTGTTGAATGGCTGTTCTCTATATCAAATCCAATTATTTTAACCTCTGCACTATTAGATAATATTAAATTAGGTGCATTTAATTATCATGATGCTCCGTTACCTAAATATGCAGGAACTCATGCGACTTCATGGGCTCTTTTTGCAATGGAGGATAAGTATGCAGTTACTTGGCATCGAATTGCTACCGTGGTTGACGCGGGAGATATAGCAGTTCAACAAAATGTAGAAATTAATCGTTCTGACACAGCTCTTTCATTAAATATGAAATGCTATAATGCGGCATTTGAAGGATTTAAAAAATTAATATCTCTTATTAAAGGAGGAAAATCCATAGAATATGTGAAGCAAAATGTATCAGAGAGAAGTTTTTTTTCTAGTCGGAAACGTCCATATGCTGGAGCATGTTTACAGTGGGCACATTCAGCAGAAGAACTGTCAGCTTTAGTACGTGGTTTGTCTTTCGGTGAGCGTTATCGCAATCCATTATGTGTTCCGAAAGTTTATTTGATAAATATTATAGGAATAGTGAAAACACTTGAAGTACTTTCTGTCTCAACACATAAGCAGGCAGGTATTTTAGTGGATATAGCACAAAATTTCTGGATTGTAACTACCGGAACGACAGATATCAGAATAGAATTTATTCAATTGACCGGGGAAGATTTGCGGGCAGATTTTCTGGCTGATATGCTTTGCATAAGCGTTGGTGATTCATTACCAATTATTAATAATTCTGATTTAGAAGATTTAACTCAGGAACATGAGGAGTTAGCACCATATGAATCATTTTGGGTTAATCGTTTAGAATCATTTAGACCATTAAATTTCAAATTTGACACTCTGTATCATGACTTAGATTGTATTTTTGAAATATATTATAACTGGAATCTTTATATTGATATTGAAAATGTTACAAGTGAAGAAAGATTGGTTAATATATTGGGAGCATTTGCTGTATATTTAGCATTGGTTAATGATGTTCAATATTTTCATTTGGATTGTGCAACTGAACTGCCTAAACATGAGGTTATAGATTACTCTATCTTTTTTTCAGCTTCAGTTCCTTTTGAATTTAATATTGACTTTAATTGCTCTGCATTGGATTTATATAGTTCTATATCAGTTGAGCGTTCTATACTTAATAAATTTAAAACTTTCCATAAAGATATAATTTGTCGATATCCACAATTGCGCTCAACTGAATCTTTGTATTCAAAGTATATCTGTAATGTTAGAATTAGCATTATAGATTTCATAAACTCAGAAGTTAAACCAGCAGTCTATCAATTATATGAAAAAAATAATGCTTCTCTGACAATGCAAATTGATCCGGTTAAGGGGGCTTTTCGTTGGATATCTAATTCATCACATATTGAAAATGCTGATTTAAAGAGAATGGCTGATCATATAATTAGTTTGGATAGACTCCTTTTATCTAATCCAAATCTTCCTTTGAAGAGTTTATTATCTCAATGCGGAACCCTTGGAATTATTTAG
- a CDS encoding thioesterase domain-containing protein, protein MPEKNSISVYDDFFSLGGDSLSAVDIIQSINNRLGSNLPLHALFEASTIEKLACLVDVNSNKYAERLVSLQPHGALSSIFCWPGLGGYPMSLRLLAEKLGKARPFYGIQAFGLNEDERPYGSIQKLVHADITAIRNKQPRGPYVLWGYSFGTILAFEAAYQLEQLGEKVEELVLIAPGMTKGHSLQLQSSDKSSGYENKSLVSLLFSVFSRSSDDQDLLEYLDYVNDEDDFASLISKRHSGLSLDLIKRISRVVITTSESLSSESESIFHNRLITAPVKIFSAKGDQLSYFETNSNCFINIPDVAQINVPHFELLKEPGINELLSRMRMLINWM, encoded by the coding sequence ATGCCTGAAAAAAATAGTATTTCTGTTTATGATGACTTCTTTTCTCTTGGTGGTGATTCATTAAGTGCGGTAGATATCATACAATCAATAAATAATAGACTAGGTTCTAATTTGCCACTTCATGCTTTATTTGAAGCGTCGACAATTGAAAAACTGGCTTGTTTAGTTGATGTAAATAGTAATAAATATGCTGAGAGATTGGTTTCTCTACAGCCACATGGGGCGTTATCATCAATTTTTTGTTGGCCTGGATTAGGTGGATATCCTATGAGCCTTAGGCTACTTGCTGAAAAACTTGGCAAAGCTCGTCCCTTTTATGGAATACAGGCGTTTGGACTAAATGAAGATGAACGACCATATGGTTCTATCCAAAAATTAGTTCATGCTGATATTACTGCAATAAGAAATAAACAACCACGAGGTCCTTATGTCCTTTGGGGATACTCATTTGGAACCATTTTAGCTTTTGAAGCTGCTTATCAACTTGAGCAGTTGGGGGAAAAGGTTGAAGAACTTGTACTGATTGCTCCAGGTATGACTAAAGGACATTCGTTACAACTCCAGTCATCAGATAAATCTAGTGGCTATGAGAATAAAAGTTTGGTCTCTCTGCTATTTTCAGTTTTTTCAAGAAGTTCAGATGATCAAGATTTATTGGAATATTTAGACTATGTAAATGATGAGGATGATTTCGCAAGTCTTATTAGTAAAAGACATTCAGGATTAAGCCTTGATCTAATTAAAAGAATTTCTAGAGTTGTCATAACTACTTCTGAAAGCTTAAGTTCGGAATCGGAAAGTATCTTTCATAATAGATTAATTACTGCCCCTGTAAAAATATTTAGTGCTAAGGGCGATCAATTGTCTTATTTTGAAACCAATAGTAATTGTTTTATTAACATTCCTGATGTTGCCCAAATTAATGTACCTCATTTTGAGTTACTAAAAGAGCCAGGGATTAATGAGTTACTGTCAAGAATGCGTATGTTGATTAATTGGATGTGA
- a CDS encoding amino acid adenylation domain-containing protein: MHSVTQNKSWERLLNINGFELDIRELVELKNSLSYDKISISWSTSGQEERFEYAIDQCLPGLFLSSVRHIPDNVAIVDGDDKLCFWQLAHLSLHVANYLRYLNCSIDECIGLFVEPSLEQLIGVWGIIFSGAAYLALAPDYPPERLKYMIENSSMKYIFVQEKVKFKILDIISSDITLITISDVIDYVKMSAKTKSVSKPRELKPENLAYIVYTSGSTGKPKGVMIEHRSIVNQMLWLNKKGFLSRDKKIIHKTSISFDAAQWEMLSVCCGTQLVISDFSINKNISKLIDDIIKNNVSLLQCVPTLLQSLVNRHKFAKCSSLSHILCGGESLTKKLALQCLDTLPNCELINVYGPTEFTCNASFYNVSIGIKKEHHEGVSIGRPVDNTEFHILDENGRSVSSGNSGELYISGIQIARGYFNQENLTNKHFFSFIPTGSNTPIMSYKTGDLAYQSMDGSFYFIGRKDNQIKIRGMRVELEEIKIELESLPLINVAAVMNKYHDVSQSILIACVELSTEGVILKENHDHQELVSILKKELARRIPDYMIPTLFVFVDVMPLTITGKIDFNKIEKIFGKESLKEKSEPKSINERVIQSIWMECLKKIVFLFMMTSFLLVVIH, translated from the coding sequence ATGCATTCAGTAACACAAAATAAATCTTGGGAAAGGCTATTGAATATAAATGGATTTGAATTAGATATTCGAGAGTTAGTGGAACTAAAAAATTCATTATCTTATGATAAGATAAGTATATCTTGGTCTACTAGTGGTCAAGAAGAACGTTTTGAATATGCCATTGATCAATGTTTGCCAGGCCTTTTTTTATCAAGTGTACGCCATATACCGGATAATGTCGCTATTGTGGATGGTGATGATAAACTCTGCTTCTGGCAATTGGCACATCTTAGTTTGCATGTTGCAAATTATTTACGCTATCTGAATTGTTCTATAGATGAATGTATAGGTCTTTTTGTTGAACCATCATTAGAACAATTAATTGGGGTATGGGGAATTATTTTTTCGGGGGCTGCCTACTTGGCATTGGCACCAGATTATCCACCTGAGCGTTTGAAGTATATGATAGAAAATTCCTCAATGAAATATATATTTGTTCAGGAAAAGGTAAAATTTAAAATTTTAGATATTATTAGTAGTGATATTACTTTAATAACGATTAGTGATGTCATTGATTATGTAAAAATGAGTGCGAAGACAAAATCTGTTTCTAAACCAAGGGAGCTAAAACCAGAAAACCTTGCTTATATTGTATATACATCAGGTAGCACTGGAAAACCCAAAGGAGTAATGATAGAGCACCGTTCAATAGTTAACCAAATGCTATGGTTGAATAAAAAAGGTTTTTTAAGCAGAGATAAAAAAATAATACATAAAACATCTATTAGTTTCGATGCTGCTCAATGGGAAATGCTATCTGTTTGTTGTGGTACTCAGTTAGTTATTAGTGATTTTAGTATAAACAAAAATATTTCGAAGTTAATAGATGATATTATAAAAAACAATGTCTCTTTGTTGCAGTGTGTACCGACTTTGTTGCAATCGCTGGTTAACAGGCATAAATTTGCGAAATGTTCATCACTTTCACATATTCTTTGTGGTGGAGAAAGTTTAACAAAGAAATTGGCACTGCAATGCTTGGATACATTACCTAATTGCGAGTTAATTAATGTCTATGGTCCGACAGAATTCACTTGTAATGCATCATTCTATAATGTTTCAATTGGAATAAAAAAAGAACATCATGAAGGAGTATCAATTGGTAGACCGGTTGATAATACTGAGTTTCATATTTTAGATGAAAACGGTAGATCTGTTTCCAGTGGTAATTCTGGTGAACTCTATATATCAGGCATTCAAATTGCACGAGGATATTTTAATCAAGAAAACTTAACAAATAAACATTTCTTTTCTTTCATCCCAACGGGATCTAATACGCCTATCATGTCCTATAAAACTGGAGATCTTGCTTATCAAAGCATGGATGGTTCATTTTATTTCATTGGAAGGAAAGATAATCAAATAAAAATTAGAGGTATGAGAGTTGAATTAGAAGAAATAAAAATAGAATTAGAATCATTACCTTTAATTAATGTTGCTGCTGTAATGAATAAATATCATGATGTTAGCCAATCTATTCTGATTGCATGTGTTGAACTTAGTACAGAAGGAGTGATATTAAAAGAAAATCACGATCACCAAGAGTTAGTTTCTATTCTAAAAAAAGAGTTGGCCAGACGTATCCCTGATTACATGATTCCTACTTTATTCGTTTTTGTTGATGTTATGCCTTTAACAATAACAGGAAAAATTGATTTCAATAAGATTGAAAAAATTTTTGGCAAGGAGAGTCTTAAAGAAAAATCTGAACCAAAATCTATAAACGAGAGAGTGATACAAAGTATCTGGATGGAATGCCTGAAAAAAATAGTATTTCTGTTTATGATGACTTCTTTTCTCTTGGTGGTGATTCATTAA
- a CDS encoding asparagine synthase C-terminal domain-containing protein: MHDRIDSAIVLALANKYHSNVTAISFGLPGSDDIKISKKFCEENKIRQIIYTFTEQDLIDDIDSAVYYGEFFEKIDSVDSIIANFGYFIANKLGFKVALCGEGSDEIFCGYDLFKTYPSIDELSLYRLNNLHRTDLQRVDRASMRNSVEARVPFMNNQVVRYALSLHESLKINNGVEKYILREAFRDFLPDYIIDRPKIRMPDGSGVKNILIDYVNSVDLQIPKDVLRMLESIGLNDKSSFHFANKYLNNGYHLPDERFKKLGKDYTASGYFDFIS, translated from the coding sequence ATACATGACCGAATAGACAGTGCTATTGTATTGGCTTTAGCAAATAAATATCATTCTAATGTTACTGCAATTTCGTTTGGTTTACCTGGTTCAGACGATATCAAAATATCAAAGAAATTTTGTGAAGAAAATAAAATACGTCAGATAATATATACATTTACAGAGCAAGATTTAATTGATGATATTGATAGCGCAGTATATTATGGAGAATTCTTCGAAAAAATAGACTCAGTAGACTCTATTATAGCAAATTTTGGTTATTTTATTGCTAATAAGCTTGGTTTCAAAGTGGCTTTATGTGGAGAAGGAAGTGACGAGATTTTTTGCGGCTATGATTTATTCAAAACATATCCTTCTATTGATGAGCTTTCACTTTATAGATTAAATAATTTACATCGTACTGATTTGCAGCGTGTTGATCGCGCTAGTATGCGTAACTCTGTAGAAGCAAGAGTACCCTTTATGAATAATCAAGTGGTACGTTATGCATTAAGCCTTCATGAATCATTGAAGATAAATAATGGAGTTGAAAAATATATACTTAGAGAAGCGTTCCGAGATTTTCTGCCGGATTACATTATTGACAGGCCTAAAATTAGAATGCCAGATGGCAGTGGTGTAAAGAATATATTAATTGATTATGTCAATAGTGTCGATCTGCAAATTCCTAAAGATGTGCTCAGGATGCTAGAAAGTATTGGTTTGAACGATAAAAGTTCTTTTCATTTTGCAAATAAATATTTAAATAATGGATATCATTTACCTGATGAAAGGTTTAAAAAACTAGGAAAAGATTATACAGCATCAGGATATTTCGATTTCATATCTTAG
- a CDS encoding IS1 family transposase (programmed frameshift), protein MAKVDVYCRYCHKSEQVKGHGKGNGGHPRYRCYSCCKVFQLAYTYQACKPGVKEQIIDIAMNNGGIRDTARILKVATATVMKTLKNLRPRNVTTLPLAECGIQIVCEIDEQWSFVGNKKNQRWLWYAWEPRLKRIVAHVFGDRSRKTLDKLLTLLSSFTIRFYCTDDYVVYDPLPEEEHLTGKAFTQRIERTNLTHRTRIKRLNRKTIGYSKSEEMHDKVIGTFIEREHYF, encoded by the exons ATGGCCAAAGTTGATGTCTATTGCCGTTATTGCCACAAATCAGAACAGGTCAAAGGACATGGGAAAGGAAATGGCGGACATCCTCGTTATCGCTGTTATAGCTGCTGTAAGGTCTTTCAGTTGGCGTATACCTATCAGGCCTGCAAACCCGGCGTTAAAGAACAGATTATCGATATCGCGATGAATAACGGGGGAATTCGTGACACCGCTCGGATCCTGAAAGTCGCCACCGCCACCGTCATGAAAACATTAAAAA ACCTCAGACCCCGAAACGTAACGACACTTCCCCTTGCGGAATGTGGCATCCAGATTGTCTGTGAAATCGACGAGCAATGGTCGTTTGTCGGCAATAAGAAAAACCAACGCTGGCTTTGGTATGCTTGGGAACCCCGCCTGAAGCGAATAGTGGCTCATGTTTTTGGCGATCGCAGTCGAAAAACGTTAGACAAGCTGCTTACCCTCTTATCTTCCTTTACTATTCGGTTTTACTGCACGGATGACTATGTTGTTTATGACCCACTTCCCGAGGAAGAGCACTTGACTGGAAAGGCGTTTACTCAGCGTATAGAGAGAACGAATTTAACGCATCGTACCCGAATCAAAAGGCTGAATAGAAAAACCATTGGGTATTCAAAATCGGAAGAAATGCACGATAAAGTGATAGGAACCTTTATTGAACGTGAACATTATTTTTAA